A window of the Diceros bicornis minor isolate mBicDic1 chromosome 28, mDicBic1.mat.cur, whole genome shotgun sequence genome harbors these coding sequences:
- the LOC131393103 gene encoding uncharacterized protein LOC131393103 isoform X1: protein MRLQLPTSQLIVFPSAGVLNPQELLTTHHPLCSAEHLHSLSEKDTRRSFQEVLPKVSKAVQQRQFTEQGAAHQGGAFQVCHPGDATPESPQEVAAGAGPGKEEAMRTPLD from the exons ATGAGGCTCCAgctccccacctcacagctcatcgTCTTCCCTTCTGCAGGAGTGCTGAATCCTCAGGAACTTCTCACTACACACCatcctctctgctctgcagagCACCTCCATTCACTGTCTGAAAAAGACACgaggagaagtttccag gaagTGCTCCCGAAAGTGTCAAAAGCTGTGCAGCAAAGACAGTTCACTGAGCAGGGAGCTGCtcatcaag gaggggccttccaAGTCTGCCATCCGGGAGATGCTACCCCAGAGAGCCCACAAGAAGTGGCAGCAGGCGCAG GGCCTGGAAAGGAGGAAGCAATGAGGACCCCGTTGGATTAA
- the LOC131393103 gene encoding ral guanine nucleotide dissociation stimulator-like isoform X2: MRLQLPTSQLIVFPSAGVLNPQELLTTHHPLCSAEHLHSLSEKDTRRSFQEGPSKSAIREMLPQRAHKKWQQAQGVVLFLGTFLTDLVMLDTVMQDYLEGLERRKQ; encoded by the exons ATGAGGCTCCAgctccccacctcacagctcatcgTCTTCCCTTCTGCAGGAGTGCTGAATCCTCAGGAACTTCTCACTACACACCatcctctctgctctgcagagCACCTCCATTCACTGTCTGAAAAAGACACgaggagaagtttccag gaggggccttccaAGTCTGCCATCCGGGAGATGCTACCCCAGAGAGCCCACAAGAAGTGGCAGCAGGCGCAG GGTGTTGTCCTTTTCCTTGGCACATTCCTCACTGACCTAGTGATGCTGGACACTGTGATGCAGGATTATCTGGAG GGCCTGGAAAGGAGGAAGCAATGA